A DNA window from Porphyromonas gingivalis ATCC 33277 contains the following coding sequences:
- the csx27 gene encoding type VI-B CRISPR accessory protein Csx27 yields MEKFSLYDFLAIILPGIAFIVVFRIIFSSLHLSLPVDIPLGLESTIVYALICGAVLYVLSFSLVKLFPRLFGLYRHVADLYQKMKALHPIMNDTLNRQAEQWGLGKIYLSEEEFCQSEEKEKIRMLQSDFYDRMWYRLDFRGKLGNAKSFQCYYFFFRHSFWGLVLISLILLSYKLLAYIPACDMEDIGWREYSDIAVPIMILSALFVFLAQWFRIKMVEKMYWTFYISLIEQENSNL; encoded by the coding sequence ATGGAAAAATTTTCTCTTTATGACTTCCTTGCCATTATTTTGCCCGGCATTGCCTTCATCGTGGTCTTTAGAATCATCTTCTCCTCTTTACATCTCTCGCTGCCTGTAGATATTCCCTTAGGTCTGGAGTCTACGATCGTTTATGCTCTTATATGCGGAGCAGTATTGTATGTCCTGAGTTTTTCGCTTGTGAAGCTATTTCCGAGGCTATTCGGTTTGTACCGGCATGTGGCGGATTTGTATCAGAAGATGAAAGCTTTGCATCCGATCATGAACGATACACTCAATCGGCAAGCAGAACAATGGGGGTTGGGAAAGATCTATCTATCGGAGGAGGAGTTTTGCCAATCGGAAGAAAAGGAGAAAATCAGAATGCTCCAATCGGATTTTTACGATCGTATGTGGTATAGACTCGATTTTCGAGGCAAATTGGGTAATGCCAAATCCTTTCAATGTTATTATTTCTTCTTCCGGCATTCTTTTTGGGGATTGGTACTGATCAGTCTCATTCTTTTGTCTTATAAACTCTTGGCTTACATCCCTGCCTGTGACATGGAGGACATTGGATGGAGAGAATATTCGGACATTGCTGTCCCCATCATGATTCTGTCTGCTTTGTTCGTTTTCTTGGCACAATGGTTTCGAATCAAGATGGTCGAGAAAATGTACTGGACATTTTATATATCGCTGATAGAACAAGAAAACTCAAACCTATGA
- the cas13b gene encoding type VI-B CRISPR-associated RNA-guided ribonuclease Cas13b yields MNTVPASENKGQSRTVEDDPQYFGLYLNLARENLIEVESHVRIKFGKKKLNEESLKQSLLCDHLLSVDRWTKVYGHSRRYLPFLHYFDPDSQIEKDHDSKTGVDPDSAQRLIRELYSLLDFLRNDFSHNRLDGTTFEHLEVSPDISSFITGTYSLACGRAQSRFAVFFKPDDFVLAKNRKEQLISVADGKECLTVSGFAFFICLFLDREQASGMLSRIRGFKRTDENWARAVHETFCDLCIRHPHDRLESSNTKEALLLDMLNELNRCPRILYDMLPEEERAQFLPALDENSMNNLSENSLDEESRLLWDGSSDWAEALTKRIRHQDRFPYLMLRFIEEMDLLKGIRFRVDLGEIELDSYSKKVGRNGEYDRTITDHALAFGKLSDFQNEEEVSRMISGEASYPVRFSLFAPRYAIYDNKIGYCHTSDPVYPKSKTGEKRALSNPQSMGFISVHDLRKLLLMELLCEGSFSRMQSDFLRKANRILDETAEGKLQFSALFPEMRHRFIPPQNPKSKDRREKAETTLEKYKQEIKGRKDKLNSQLLSAFDMDQRQLPSRLLDEWMNIRPASHSVKLRTYVKQLNEDCRLRLRKFRKDGDGKARAIPLVGEMATFLSQDIVRMIISEETKKLITSAYYNEMQRSLAQYAGEENRRQFRAIVAELRLLDPSSGHPFLSATMETAHRYTEGFYKCYLEKKREWLAKIFYRPEQDENTKRRISVFFVPDGEARKLLPLLIRRRMKEQNDLQDWIRNKQAHPIDLPSHLFDSKVMELLKVKDGKKKWNEAFKDWWSTKYPDGMQPFYGLRRELNIHGKSVSYIPSDGKKFADCYTHLMEKTVRDKKRELRTAGKPVPPDLAADIKRSFHRAVNEREFMLRLVQEDDRLMLMAINKMMTDREEDILPGLKNIDSILDEENQFSLAVHAKVLEKEGEGGDNSLSLVPATIEIKSKRKDWSKYIRYRYDRRVPGLMSHFPEHKATLDEVKTLLGEYDRCRIKIFDWAFALEGAIMSDRDLKPYLHESSSREGKSGEHSTLVKMLVEKKGCLTPDESQYLILIRNKAAHNQFPCAAEMPLIYRDVSAKVGSIEGSSAKDLPEGSSLVDSLWKKYEMIIRKILPILDPENRFFGKLLNNMSQPINDL; encoded by the coding sequence ATGAATACAGTTCCTGCTTCTGAAAACAAAGGTCAATCCCGTACAGTGGAAGACGATCCGCAGTACTTCGGACTTTATCTCAACCTCGCACGAGAGAATTTGATAGAAGTCGAAAGTCATGTTCGCATTAAGTTCGGGAAGAAGAAATTGAATGAAGAGTCGCTCAAGCAATCTCTTCTTTGTGATCACCTGCTCTCCGTCGATCGCTGGACCAAAGTCTATGGCCATAGCAGACGCTATCTGCCTTTCCTCCATTATTTCGATCCGGATAGTCAGATCGAAAAAGACCATGATAGCAAGACCGGTGTGGATCCCGATTCGGCCCAAAGGCTGATCAGAGAGCTTTATTCCTTACTTGATTTCCTGCGCAATGATTTCTCGCACAATCGGCTTGATGGCACTACATTCGAGCATCTCGAAGTCAGCCCTGACATCAGCTCCTTTATTACCGGGACATACTCCTTGGCATGCGGGAGAGCACAATCGCGGTTTGCAGTTTTCTTCAAGCCCGACGACTTTGTCCTGGCAAAGAACAGGAAGGAACAATTGATAAGCGTAGCGGACGGAAAAGAATGCCTGACCGTTAGTGGCTTTGCCTTTTTCATTTGCCTCTTCCTCGATAGGGAGCAGGCTTCCGGTATGCTGAGCAGGATTCGCGGATTCAAACGAACCGATGAGAATTGGGCACGAGCCGTGCACGAGACCTTCTGCGATCTCTGCATCCGTCATCCTCACGACAGGCTCGAAAGCAGCAATACGAAAGAAGCTCTCTTGCTCGATATGCTCAACGAACTGAACCGTTGCCCCCGCATCCTTTACGATATGCTCCCCGAAGAGGAGCGGGCGCAGTTCCTCCCTGCGCTGGACGAAAATAGCATGAACAACCTCTCGGAAAACAGCCTGGACGAAGAGAGTCGATTGCTTTGGGACGGCTCTTCGGATTGGGCAGAGGCACTGACCAAGAGGATCCGCCATCAGGATCGCTTCCCCTATCTGATGCTTCGTTTTATCGAGGAGATGGATCTGCTCAAGGGTATACGCTTTCGTGTCGATTTGGGTGAAATCGAGCTGGATTCTTACTCCAAAAAGGTAGGCCGGAATGGTGAGTACGATCGCACGATAACGGATCATGCCTTGGCATTCGGCAAGCTGTCAGACTTCCAGAATGAAGAAGAGGTAAGTAGGATGATCAGTGGAGAGGCGTCTTATCCCGTACGCTTCTCTCTCTTTGCTCCCCGCTATGCCATATACGACAATAAGATAGGCTATTGCCATACATCCGACCCTGTATATCCTAAGAGTAAGACAGGGGAGAAGAGGGCCTTGAGCAATCCTCAGTCGATGGGATTTATCAGTGTGCACGACCTTCGTAAGCTTCTCTTGATGGAGTTGCTGTGTGAGGGGAGCTTCAGCCGTATGCAGAGTGATTTCCTCAGAAAAGCGAATCGGATCCTGGATGAAACGGCAGAGGGAAAACTACAGTTTTCGGCATTATTCCCTGAGATGCGCCACCGATTTATCCCTCCACAGAATCCGAAGAGCAAAGACCGGAGGGAAAAGGCTGAAACGACTTTGGAGAAATACAAGCAGGAGATAAAGGGGAGGAAAGACAAGCTCAATAGCCAACTGCTGTCGGCATTCGATATGGATCAGAGACAACTGCCCTCACGTCTTCTGGATGAATGGATGAATATCAGGCCTGCAAGCCATTCAGTCAAGCTTCGTACTTATGTCAAGCAGCTCAATGAAGACTGCCGACTACGCCTGCGGAAGTTTCGGAAGGATGGCGATGGGAAAGCTCGTGCCATACCTCTCGTCGGTGAAATGGCTACCTTCCTCTCTCAGGACATCGTCCGCATGATCATAAGCGAAGAGACGAAGAAGCTGATCACCTCCGCTTACTACAATGAGATGCAACGCTCTCTGGCACAATATGCCGGAGAAGAGAATCGCCGCCAATTCAGGGCTATCGTGGCAGAACTGCGCCTTCTTGACCCCTCTTCCGGGCATCCGTTCCTTTCCGCGACCATGGAGACAGCTCATCGGTATACGGAAGGCTTCTACAAATGCTATCTCGAGAAGAAACGGGAATGGTTGGCAAAAATTTTCTATCGGCCGGAACAGGACGAGAATACAAAAAGGCGGATAAGCGTCTTTTTCGTGCCGGATGGCGAAGCACGAAAACTACTGCCCCTCCTCATCCGTCGGCGGATGAAGGAGCAGAACGACCTTCAGGACTGGATCCGAAACAAGCAAGCCCACCCCATAGATCTGCCATCGCATCTCTTCGATAGCAAGGTCATGGAGCTACTCAAGGTCAAAGACGGAAAGAAGAAATGGAATGAGGCCTTTAAGGACTGGTGGAGTACCAAGTACCCCGATGGTATGCAGCCTTTCTATGGACTGCGCAGAGAGCTGAATATCCACGGCAAATCTGTATCTTATATACCGTCAGACGGAAAGAAATTCGCCGATTGCTACACGCATCTGATGGAGAAGACCGTACGGGACAAAAAGCGAGAACTGCGAACTGCCGGTAAGCCTGTCCCTCCTGACTTGGCTGCCGACATCAAGCGGAGCTTTCACCGAGCTGTCAATGAACGTGAATTTATGCTCCGCCTCGTGCAAGAAGACGATCGGCTTATGCTGATGGCCATCAACAAGATGATGACCGATAGAGAAGAGGATATTCTGCCCGGACTGAAAAACATAGACAGCATATTGGATGAGGAGAACCAATTCTCGCTGGCTGTCCATGCTAAGGTCTTGGAGAAAGAGGGTGAAGGGGGTGATAATTCTCTTTCTCTTGTGCCGGCAACGATCGAAATCAAGAGCAAGCGTAAGGATTGGTCCAAGTACATACGCTACCGGTACGATCGAAGGGTACCCGGACTTATGTCCCACTTTCCCGAGCACAAAGCTACGTTGGATGAAGTCAAGACTTTGTTGGGCGAATATGATCGCTGCCGCATCAAAATCTTCGATTGGGCATTTGCACTCGAAGGAGCCATCATGTCTGATCGCGACTTGAAGCCGTATTTGCACGAGTCGTCGAGCAGGGAGGGTAAGAGCGGAGAGCATTCTACACTGGTGAAGATGCTGGTGGAGAAGAAAGGCTGTCTGACTCCTGACGAAAGCCAATACCTGATTCTGATTCGCAACAAGGCTGCTCACAACCAATTTCCCTGCGCTGCAGAAATGCCTCTTATTTACCGAGATGTGAGTGCAAAGGTCGGTAGCATTGAGGGATCTTCTGCCAAAGATCTGCCGGAAGGTAGTTCTCTGGTAGATTCATTATGGAAAAAATACGAAATGATAATTCGGAAAATTCTTCCGATTCTCGACCCTGAAAATAGATTTTTTGGAAAGCTTTTGAATAATATGTCTCAACCTATCAATGACTTATAA
- a CDS encoding cobyric acid synthase: MTEGGKLRPIMFVGTGSDVGKSIIATGFCRIFRQDGYHPAPFKAQNMALNSFVTPEGLEIGRAQAVQAEAAGIPCHTDMNPVLLKPSSDHTSQVVLNGRPIGNRDAYEYFRREGRDELRTEVYAAFDRLASRFSPVVMEGAGSISELNLRDTDIVNMPMAIHAGACVILVADIDRGGVFASVYGSIMLLSAEERKYVRGIMINKFRGDLRLFDEGKKILEELCGIPVVGVIPYYKDIHIEEEDSVALSVKQYAAGQGRVNVAVVLLRYLSNYTDFNVLERDPRVHLYYTNNTEELRKADIIILPGSKSTLADLYELRRNGAAQAIVQAHRDGTTVLGICGGFQLMGMEVCDPDHIEGDIERLPGLGLLPVTTVMTGEKVTRRTAFRFLDHTDECEGYEIHMGRTMPVEGAASSPLNRLSDGTEDGYFVDATCMGTYVHGILDNPAVIDYLLSPYADKMEERKSFDYVRYKDEQYDKLADHLRRYADVPLIYQLMKDDD, translated from the coding sequence ATGACGGAAGGCGGAAAGCTACGGCCGATTATGTTTGTCGGCACAGGCAGCGATGTAGGCAAGAGTATTATCGCTACGGGTTTCTGTCGCATTTTTCGGCAGGACGGTTATCATCCGGCCCCGTTCAAAGCGCAGAATATGGCTTTGAATTCGTTCGTCACGCCCGAAGGTTTGGAGATCGGACGAGCGCAGGCTGTGCAGGCCGAAGCTGCCGGCATCCCATGTCATACGGATATGAATCCCGTGCTGCTCAAGCCGAGTTCGGATCATACTTCACAGGTCGTGCTCAATGGCCGTCCGATAGGCAATCGGGATGCTTACGAATACTTTCGACGAGAGGGGAGGGACGAACTGCGTACGGAGGTGTACGCCGCTTTCGACCGCTTGGCTTCTCGTTTCAGCCCCGTTGTAATGGAAGGAGCGGGCAGTATATCCGAATTGAATCTGCGCGATACCGATATAGTCAATATGCCGATGGCCATCCATGCAGGTGCATGCGTGATCCTTGTGGCCGACATCGACCGTGGAGGAGTGTTTGCTTCGGTCTACGGTTCTATCATGTTGCTCTCTGCCGAAGAGCGAAAGTATGTGCGAGGCATCATGATCAATAAGTTTCGGGGCGATCTTCGCCTTTTCGACGAAGGGAAAAAGATCCTTGAGGAATTGTGCGGTATTCCCGTTGTGGGAGTAATTCCTTACTATAAGGATATTCATATCGAGGAGGAAGACTCCGTAGCACTGTCGGTCAAGCAGTATGCTGCCGGACAGGGACGGGTGAATGTGGCTGTAGTCCTGCTGCGATACTTATCGAACTATACGGACTTCAACGTTTTGGAACGCGATCCTCGCGTACACCTTTATTATACGAACAATACGGAAGAGCTGCGCAAGGCCGATATTATCATTCTACCCGGCAGCAAGAGTACCTTGGCCGATCTCTATGAATTGCGGCGCAATGGTGCGGCACAAGCTATCGTACAGGCACATCGCGACGGGACAACGGTACTGGGGATATGTGGCGGATTCCAACTCATGGGCATGGAGGTTTGCGATCCCGACCATATAGAGGGCGATATAGAACGCCTGCCCGGTCTCGGTCTGCTGCCTGTAACGACTGTGATGACAGGCGAGAAGGTGACACGTCGTACGGCATTTCGCTTTCTGGATCATACGGATGAATGCGAGGGATATGAGATTCATATGGGGCGGACGATGCCTGTCGAAGGTGCAGCATCTTCTCCACTGAATCGACTCTCGGATGGAACAGAGGATGGATATTTCGTGGATGCTACTTGTATGGGTACTTATGTGCATGGTATCCTGGACAATCCGGCCGTAATAGACTATCTGCTTTCACCGTATGCAGACAAAATGGAAGAGCGGAAAAGCTTCGACTATGTCCGCTATAAGGATGAGCAATACGATAAATTGGCCGACCATCTGAGACGATATGCCGATGTCCCGCTGATTTACCAACTGATGAAAGACGATGATTAA
- a CDS encoding cobyrinate a,c-diamide synthase, with the protein MFVPIKRSHLLISAASSGGGKTTFTLGLLRLLRRRGLKVQPFKCGPDYIDPKYHRLACGTETVNLDAFMMSREHIAGLYDRYGCEADVSIVEGVMGLFDGYDRMTGSSALLAENLCIPVLLLIHAGSTAYSVAPILYGFKHFRPGVAPVGVVFNKVGSASHYRYLEEAAADAGVASLGYLPKMKDLEVPSRHLGLSVEDLARYDYLPDRVADAIEKYVDVERLLGLMASDVDPVIEEESFTESSLHGRKCIAMADDEAFNFTYRENIRRLESRGRVLRFSPLRDNRLPADCDFLYLPGGYPEFYLPALSANASMKQSVRDYIESGGHALAECGGMMYLCDTIRGMDGRDYPMCGVLSEAATMEGMRLHLGYRRMVYKGKELRGHEFHYSSTIGSTPSVAQQYNVRGEAVETPLYRYKNLLAGYTHLYWGEHDDLWTWFD; encoded by the coding sequence TTGTTTGTTCCTATCAAACGCTCTCATCTCCTTATCAGTGCTGCTTCATCGGGTGGTGGAAAGACTACTTTCACGCTCGGATTGCTACGATTGCTTCGAAGACGCGGTCTCAAAGTGCAGCCTTTCAAATGCGGTCCCGACTATATCGATCCTAAGTATCACCGCCTTGCATGCGGAACGGAAACGGTGAATCTGGATGCTTTCATGATGAGCCGGGAGCATATCGCCGGACTCTATGATCGCTATGGCTGCGAAGCCGATGTTTCCATCGTAGAGGGGGTGATGGGCTTATTCGACGGATACGACCGTATGACGGGTAGCAGTGCCCTTTTGGCCGAAAATCTGTGTATTCCCGTATTGCTTCTGATCCATGCAGGCAGTACGGCCTATTCCGTGGCTCCGATACTCTATGGCTTCAAGCACTTTCGTCCGGGTGTGGCTCCGGTGGGTGTCGTCTTCAATAAGGTAGGCTCCGCTTCGCATTATCGCTATTTGGAGGAAGCGGCGGCGGATGCCGGTGTGGCCAGCCTCGGTTACTTGCCGAAGATGAAAGATTTGGAAGTACCGTCGCGGCATTTGGGTTTGTCTGTGGAAGATTTAGCCCGTTATGATTATTTGCCGGATAGGGTGGCAGATGCCATCGAGAAGTATGTGGATGTGGAGAGATTGCTTGGCCTGATGGCCTCCGATGTCGATCCGGTTATCGAAGAAGAGAGCTTTACGGAGTCTTCTTTGCACGGGAGGAAATGTATTGCGATGGCGGATGACGAAGCATTTAACTTCACCTATCGGGAGAATATTCGTCGGCTCGAAAGCCGGGGAAGAGTTCTTCGATTCAGTCCTTTGCGAGACAATCGTCTGCCCGCTGATTGCGATTTCCTGTATCTGCCCGGCGGTTATCCGGAGTTTTACCTGCCGGCATTGAGTGCCAACGCCTCCATGAAGCAGTCGGTACGGGACTATATAGAGTCGGGAGGCCATGCTCTCGCCGAGTGTGGCGGTATGATGTACCTTTGCGATACGATACGGGGCATGGACGGACGGGACTATCCCATGTGTGGCGTATTGTCTGAAGCGGCTACGATGGAAGGAATGCGCCTGCACCTCGGCTACAGGCGGATGGTGTACAAGGGGAAAGAGCTACGAGGACATGAATTTCACTACTCTTCCACTATCGGCTCTACGCCGTCCGTAGCACAGCAGTACAATGTGCGAGGCGAAGCCGTGGAGACTCCGCTATACCGATACAAGAATCTCTTGGCCGGATATACGCATCTCTACTGGGGTGAGCATGACGATCTGTGGACGTGGTTCGACTGA
- a CDS encoding cob(I)yrinic acid a,c-diamide adenosyltransferase — MIYTKTGDKGTTGIFGGERVPKDDVRVEAYGTMDELNAAIGMIRTFLPEEDERQTVLYDIQMRMMAAMSIVATPAGKREQNPNHFPEEAAADCEAFIDRLLAETTDNGYFILPGGTPLSAHLQLARTIARRAERRLWTLHRSDEVPDAILKWMNRLSDLFFVMARHEMQQQGWSEEKWHRFAYKRKKK, encoded by the coding sequence ATGATATATACGAAGACAGGAGACAAAGGAACCACCGGCATATTCGGTGGGGAACGTGTCCCCAAAGATGATGTACGAGTGGAAGCCTACGGCACGATGGATGAGCTGAATGCTGCCATCGGCATGATCCGGACATTCCTGCCGGAGGAGGATGAGCGTCAGACCGTGCTGTACGACATTCAGATGCGGATGATGGCAGCGATGAGTATAGTGGCCACTCCTGCCGGCAAGCGTGAGCAGAATCCCAATCATTTCCCCGAAGAAGCAGCAGCCGACTGCGAGGCTTTTATCGACAGGCTTTTGGCCGAAACAACCGACAACGGCTACTTCATTCTTCCGGGCGGTACGCCGCTTTCTGCTCATTTGCAGTTGGCTCGTACGATAGCACGCCGAGCGGAAAGAAGGTTGTGGACACTGCACCGATCCGATGAAGTTCCGGATGCAATCTTGAAGTGGATGAATCGCCTGTCCGATCTTTTCTTCGTGATGGCTCGGCACGAAATGCAGCAGCAGGGTTGGAGCGAGGAGAAGTGGCATAGATTCGCCTATAAGAGAAAGAAGAAATGA
- the serB gene encoding phosphoserine phosphatase SerB translates to MAARADLLHVAAVCRAVEAIGARIVQFVREADTYDPCVRLSVAYKGAKSLLIKALMPMARTYPIMLGIRREDTPVGRIGLVAFDLDSTLVRTEIMNELATAHGCLDEMGELTEAAMSGREEFPDNFSRRVSMLRGLPLAKLEELSASLPIVEGLPSLMRKFKEQGIRSAIISGGFRLYSHNIKERYGFDYICTSEVEVENGLLTGRLSGTIVDAKVKAEFLRSLAKELSLTPAEIVAVGDGANDVPMLDFSAGSIIFNSSAHPPSMPQLRIEAILQFMGCR, encoded by the coding sequence ATGGCTGCAAGGGCAGATCTGCTGCATGTGGCAGCGGTTTGTCGTGCTGTGGAGGCTATCGGCGCACGGATAGTCCAATTCGTGCGTGAGGCTGATACATACGATCCTTGTGTGCGGCTATCGGTAGCCTACAAAGGAGCCAAATCTCTGTTGATAAAGGCTCTGATGCCTATGGCCCGGACGTATCCGATTATGCTCGGTATTCGCAGAGAGGATACACCTGTAGGGCGCATCGGACTCGTAGCTTTCGATCTGGATTCGACGCTTGTGCGCACGGAGATCATGAATGAACTGGCCACCGCACACGGATGCCTCGATGAGATGGGTGAACTGACGGAGGCTGCCATGTCGGGGAGAGAGGAGTTTCCGGACAATTTCAGCAGGCGCGTATCCATGCTACGAGGCTTGCCTTTGGCGAAGCTGGAGGAGCTATCCGCATCTCTCCCGATCGTTGAAGGACTGCCTTCGTTGATGCGCAAATTCAAGGAGCAAGGCATTCGCTCCGCTATCATTTCGGGAGGATTCCGACTTTATTCGCACAACATCAAAGAGCGGTACGGCTTCGACTACATCTGCACATCGGAGGTAGAGGTGGAAAATGGCCTGCTGACAGGTCGTCTATCGGGTACCATAGTGGATGCGAAGGTCAAAGCCGAATTTCTCCGCTCCCTGGCCAAGGAGCTATCCCTCACCCCTGCCGAAATAGTTGCCGTAGGCGATGGAGCCAATGATGTACCCATGCTCGACTTCTCGGCCGGCAGCATCATATTCAACAGTTCGGCACATCCGCCTTCCATGCCTCAACTACGCATAGAAGCCATCCTCCAATTCATGGGTTGCCGATAG